The following coding sequences lie in one Rutidosis leptorrhynchoides isolate AG116_Rl617_1_P2 chromosome 6, CSIRO_AGI_Rlap_v1, whole genome shotgun sequence genomic window:
- the LOC139852234 gene encoding transmembrane 9 superfamily member 1-like: MWSTVRSSATLAVAVVSFLIISSPALASDYDHKYQPDDTVDLWVNKVGPYNNPQETYNYYSLPFCRPTGHAGHKWGGLGEVLGGNELIDSQIDVKFQKNVEKTIICELELDEPKVSQFKQAIENNYWFEFFMDDLPLWGFVGELQSDNKQLLFTHKNITIKYNKDQIIHVNLTQENPKPLEVGRKLDMTYSVKWSETDIPFGQRFNVYLDYHFFEHQIHWFSIFNSFMMVIFLTGLVSMILMRTLRNDYAKYAREDDDLETLERDVSEESGWKLVHGDVFRPPRNMVLLSALVGTGAQMAILILLVILLAIVGMLYVGRGAIVTTFIVCYALTSFVSGYVSGGMYSRNGGKSWIKSMILTASLFPFLCFGIGFILNTVAIFYGSLAAIPFGTMVVVFVIWAFISFPLALLGTVVGRNWSGSPNNPCRVKTIPRPIPEKKWYLTPFVVSIMGVLLPFGSIFIEMYFVFTSFWNYKVYYVYGFMLLVFIILVIVTVCVTIVGTYFLLNAENYYWQWTSFFSAASTAIYVYLYSIYYYSVKTKMSGFFQTSFYFGYTAMFCLGLGILCGAVGHLGSNLFVRRIYRNIKCD, translated from the exons TATCAACCAGATGACACAGTTGACCTTTGGGTGAATAAAGTCGGGCCTTATAATAATCCACAAGAAACTTATAATTATTACAGTCTTCCATTTTGTCGCCCAACTGGTCATGCTGGGCACAAATGGGGCGGTCTTGGTGAAGTATTGGGTGGAAACGAGCTAATTGATAGTCAAATTGATGTCAAGTTTCAAA AGAATGTGGAAAAGACTATTATTTGTGAGCTCGAACTTGATGAACCAAAGGTCTCGCAGTTTAAGCAAGCTATTGAGAATAACTACTGGTTTGAATTTTTTATGG ATGATCTGCCATTGTGGG GTTTTGTTGGGGAGCTACAATCTGATAACAAGCAGTTGCTATTTACACATAAAAATATTACAATAAAATACAACAAAGATCAG ATCATTCATGTCAATCTCACACAAGAGAATCCAAAGCCATTGGAAGTTGGAAGAAAGTTAGACATGACATATTCAGTCAAATGGAGTGAAACTGACATCCCATTCGGTCAACGTTTTAATGTTTACCTAGATTACCATTTTTTTGAGCATCAG ATTCACTGGTTCTCTATATTCAATTCATTTATGATGGTTATCTTCCTTACTGGACTGGTTTCAATGATACTGATGCGCACTCTAAGAAATGATTATGCCAAGTATGCTCGGGAAGATGATGATCTTGAAACTTTG GAGAGAGATGTTAGTGAAGAATCCGGTTGGAAACTTGTTCACGGGGATGTTTTCCGCCCGCCTCGCAATATGGTGTTGCTATCAGCACTTGTTGGTACAGGTGCCCAGATGGCGATATTGATACTTCTTGTCATCTTGCTTGCAATTGTTGGAATGTTATATGTTGG GAGAGGAGCTATCGTCACAACATTTATAGTTTGTTACGCCCTCACTTCTTTTGTTTCCGGCTATGTGAGTGGTGGAATGTATTCACGTAATGGTG GAAAAAGTTGGATAAAGTCAATGATCCTCACAGCTTCACTTTTCCCATTTTTATGCTTCGGGATTGGTTTTATTTTAAATACGGTCGCCATATTTTACGGATCTTTAGCTGCTATTCCATTTGGCACAATGGTGGTTGTATTCGTAATATGGGCTTTTATTTCTTTTCCCCTCGCTCTTCTCGGTACAGTCGTGGGACGAAACTGGAGTGGGTCCCCCAACAACCCGTGTCGCGTGAAAACAATTCCGCGCCCTATTCCCGAAAAGAAATGGTATCTAACGCCATTTGTAGTCTCGATAATGGGAGTGTTGTTACCTTTTGGCAGTATTTTTATTGAGATGTACTTTGTATTCACATCGTTCTGGAATTACAAG GTGTACTATGTGTACGGCTTTATGCTGCTTGTTTTTATTATTCTCGTTATTGTTACAGTTTGTGTTACAATTGTTGGAACATATTTTCTGCTAAACGCGGAGAATTACTACTGGCAATGGACTTCGTTTTTCTCAGCAGCATCTACAGCTATTTACGTGTATTTGTATTCAATATATTACTACTCCGTGAAGACTAAAATGTCGGGGTTTTTTCAAACCAGTTTTTACTTTGGATATACCGCCATGTTCTGCCTCGGCTTAGGAATTCTCTGCG GAGCGGTTGGTCATTTGGGCTCTAACTTGTTTGTTAGAAGGATCTACCGAAACATCAAATGCGACTAG